Proteins encoded within one genomic window of Oncorhynchus keta strain PuntledgeMale-10-30-2019 chromosome 12, Oket_V2, whole genome shotgun sequence:
- the LOC118391717 gene encoding melanopsin-B-like yields the protein MSGMDNMDRGFFRKVDVPDQAHYIVACFVVVIGAVGVGGNALVMYAFFSNKKLRTPPNYFIMNLAVSDFLMAITQSPIFFVNCLYKEWVFGETGCKMYAFCGALFGITSMINLLAISIDRYIVITKPLQALHWTSKRRTSVVIVIVWLYSLAWSLAPLFGWSSYIPEGLMTSCTWDYVTSTPANRSYTLMLCIFVFFIPLGIISYCYLCMFLAIRTASRDMEKLGSQVRKSTLIQQQSIKTEWKLAKIAFVVIIVYVMSWSPYACVTLIAWAGYGRALSPYSKAVPAVIAKASAIYNPFIYAIIHSKYRDTLAEKVPCLHFLAQPLRKGCISMSNSESSFRDPMLSRQSSTSKTKFHKVSSMSTGDTQVWSDVELDPYDQQSQSLRISHSSGALRVKECRQSAQQQAEKGKCDQGGGCGGVAGGGEDPGESPPSQLRRRWRSHPPAAPPPASSPPRSPSTLNKHRDCEVQHIIISPSSETTGHSTGHGAQTCEGNMVLGLQSLNCSNELLELVEKFLS from the exons TAACAAGAAGCTCCGGACTCCTCCCAACTATTTCATCATGAATCTGGCAGTGAGTGACTTCCTCATGGCCATCACACAGTCCCCTATCTTCTTTGTCAACTGTCTCTACAAGGAGTGGGTTTTTGGAGAAACAG GCTGTAAGATGTACGCCTTCTGTGGGGCCTTATTCGGGATCACCTCCATGATCAACCTGCTGGCTATCTCCATTGACCGCTACATCGTCATCACCAAGCCCCTACAGGCCCTCCACTGGACCTCTAAACGCCGCACCTCCGTCGTCATCGTCATAGTCTGGCTCTACTCGCTGGCCTGGAGCCTGGCGCCTCTCTTTGGCTGGA GTTCGTATATCCCTGAGGGCCTGATGACCTCCTGTACGTGGGATTATGTGACCTCCACACCAGCCAATAGGAGTTACACTCTCATGCTATGCATCTTTGTGTTCTTCATCCCACTGGGCATCATCTCCTACTGCTACCTCTGCATGTTCCTGGCCATACGCACTGCCAGTAG AGACATGGAGAAACTGGGCAGTCAGGTGAGGAAGTCCACCCTCATCCAGCAGCAGTCCATAAAGACAGAGTGGAAGCTGGCCAAGATCGCGTTTGTGGTCATCATAGTCTATGTGATGTCCTGGTCTCCCTACGCCTGCGTCACCCTCATCGCCTGGGCTGG CTATGGACGTGCCCTCAGCCCCTACTCCAAGGCCGTCCCTGCTGTCATTGCCAAAGCCTCAGCCATCTATAACCCTTTCATCTATGCCATCATCCACTCTAAGTACAG AGACACTCTGGCAGAGAAAGTTCCCTGTCTGCACTTCCTGGCCCAACCCCTCAGGAAGGGCTGTATCTCTATGTCCAACAGCGAGTCCTCCTTCAGGGACCCTATGCTCAGCAGACAGTCCTCCACCTCCAAGACCAAGTTCCATAAAGTGTCCTCCATGTCCACCGGAGACACA CAGGTGTGGAGTGACGTGGAGCTGGACCCCTACGACCAGCAGAGCCAGTCTCTGAGAATCAGCCACTCCTCTGGAGCTCTGAGAGTGAAGGAGTGCAGACAGTCAGCCCAGCAGCAGGCAGAAAAAGGTAAG TGTGACCAGGGAGGAGGCtgtggaggggtggcaggaggaggagaagacccaggagagagccCCCCCAGTCAGctcaggaggaggtggaggagccaCCCCCCTGCCGCCCCACCACCAGCCTCCTCACCCCCCAGGTCCCCCAGCACACTGAACAAACACAGAGACTGTGAGgttcaacacatcatcatcagcCCCTCGTCAGAGACGACGGGGCACTCTACGGGGCATGGAGCACAGACCTGTGAGGGGAACATGGTACTGGGCCTGCAGAGCTTAAACTGCTCCAATGAACTGCTGGAGTTGGTTGAAAAGTTCCTGTCCTGA